In candidate division WOR-3 bacterium, the genomic window TGGTAATAAATGTTAAAAAATTTAAAAAAAATGGTAGGAATACAACCAGAGAATTAATTTAACGCACCCTAAAGGGTGCGGCCTACCATAAAATTATAGAATTTTTGCTGAAGGGCGGTTACCATAAGATTATAGAATATGGTAATAAATGTTAAAAAATTTAAAAAAAATGGTAGGAATACAACCAGAGAATTAATTTAACGCACCCTAAAGGGTGCGGCCTACCATAAAATTATAGAATTTTTGCTGAAGGGCGGTTACCATAAAATTATAGAATATGGTAATAAATGTTAAAAAATTTTCAAAAAATGGTAGAATTTTTATCTTTTCCCATTATCTAATATTTTATTTTAAATTTAAAACATCAGAATATTTTTTTTAAAAAGGATTCAATTATAATTGCGCAGGATTCACCTAAAGGGCAGGCAAATAGCCCCTTAGTTCTTTTATGAAGCAAAATATTTCGCACCCTAAAGGGTGCGGCTACCATAAAATTATAGAATTTTTACTAAAGGGCGGTTACCATAAAATTATAGAATATGGGAATAAATGTTAAAAAATTAAAAAAATGGTAGGCGCAGGCTTTAGTAAATTGGTAACAATTTTTTTACGCAACCTAAAGGTTGCGGCTACAATAAAATTATGGTAATAAATGTTAAAAAATTTAAAAAAAAATGGTAGGCGCAGGCTTTAGCCTGCGAATTTTTACCTTTTCCCATTATCTAATATTTTATTTTAAATTTAAAACATCAGAATATTTTTTTAAAAAGGATTCAGTTATAATTGCACAGGATTCACCTAAGGGACAAGCACATAAACCCTTCATTTTCTTATAAAGACCATCTATTATTTCAACCCCCTCTTCAATCTGAGTTTCTCTTTTTTCAATTTTTTCTAAAATATCATTTATTGCCCATGTTCCCTCACGACAGGGGGTGCATTTTCCACAAGATTCCTCCTTAAAAAAATTAACTGCACTTTTTAAAAATTTTAAAAGTTCATTTTTTTTATCTTCCTTAAATCCAAAAACAATTATTGCACCTGAACCTGACATAGAACCTTTTTCTATAATTGATTCAAAATCGTAGGTAATATCAATCTCATCAGGTAAAAGAGGAGGTGCAGATATTCCACCTGGTATAACCCCAAGAAGATGATAATTTTCTTTTACACCTTCACCTAAATCTTCAATTATTTCCCTTATTGTTATCTTGCCTTGCTCAATTTCAAAAACTCCTTTTTTTCTCACAATACCGCTGAGAGAAATAAGTCTTGTTCCAGTGCTTTTAGGAACTCCTATTTTTGCATAATTTTCTCCTCCCATCTCCATTATTATTGGAATATTAGCAAGAGTTTCAACATTGTTGATTACGGTTGGGTTACCAAAAAGACCCTTATCTGCTGGATAAGGAGGTTTTAACCTTGGAAAGCCCTTTTTACCTTCCATTGACTCAAGAAGTGCTGTTTCCTCACCACATATATAAGCACCTGCTCCAAGAAAAATTTTTATTCTATGATTGAAGGAACTTCCTAAAATATTTTTTCCAAGAAATCCTATTTCTTCTGTTTCTCTTATTGCCTTATAAATTCTATCATAAATCCACTTATATTCTTTTCTTAAATATATATATGAGACTTCAGCCTGAATTGCATAGGAGGAAATTATTATTCCCTCAATTAAAAGATAAGGTGCATAGAGTAAAATTTCTCTGTCCTTAAAAGTTCCTGGTTCTCCCTCATCAGCATTGCATATTAAAAATTTTTTTTCAGCATCCCTTGGAATAAAAGACCATTTTAAACCTGTAGGAAAACCAGCTCCACCCCTTCCCCTTAATCCACTTTTTTTAACTTCCTCAATAACTTTTTCAGGTGGAATTCCATCACCTAAAACTTTTTTAAGAGATAAAAATCCACCTTTTTGTATGTATTCATCAATATTTTCTGCATATTTTTTCTTTATCAAAAGAGTTTCAGATTTTTTCATTTAATTCCTTTATTTTTTCAATACTCAGATTTTTTAAGGGTTTAAAATCTAAAAGACCTGCGGGTGCAAAATCACATAAACCTATACATTCACATTCCTTGAAATCAAAGTTTAACTTATCCTTATTTTCCTTTAGATATTCAAGAATTTCTTCTGCACCTTCAAGTAAACAGGAAATATTTTTACAAATATAAAGAGTTTTTTTGTCCTTTTTTTCTAAACTTAAAAAATGATAGAAAGTTAATGTTTCATAAATTAAATTTTCTTTAATTCCAAGAAATTCTGATATTTCTTTTATTCTCTCCTCTGATATAAAGCCTTCTTCATCTTGAATAAAGTTTAAAATTGGAATTAAAGATAAAAAGGGATTATTATCGTAATATTCCAGAATTTCTTTAAACTTTTCCTTAATTTTTTCACTCAATTTTAAGCTCAGGTTCGTCCCAGGTTTCTGCAGCTGTTTTTATACCTTTAAGCTTGAGTTTGAATTCATCAGGGTTTGTTACATTTTCAAGAGCATCTTCAAGGGTTATAAGACCTTCTTTATATAACTTCATAATTGACTGGTCAAAAGTCTGCATTTTATATTCATAATGCCCTTCTTCAATTGCCTGGGGTATTTCCACTTGCCTTGTTTCATCCATTATGAGTTCTTTAATCCTCGGTGTGTTAATAAGAATTTCAACTGCAGGAACTCTACCTTTTCCATCTGCTCTTGGTATCAATCTCTGGGAAATTACAGCAACCAAGGTTGAGGCAAGCATAATTCTTATATGCTGATGCTGATGAGGAGGATAAAAGGAAATAATTCTGTTAATTGTTTCTGTTGCATTTAAAGTATGAAGGGTAGACATAACAAGGTGTCCTGTATCAGCTGCCTTTATAGCAGTATCCATTGTTGCCTTATCACGAATCTCCCCAATCAGTATAACATCAGGGTCCTGTCTTAATACATACTTTAAAGCAGACGCAAAAGAAGAAGTATCACTCCCTATTTCTCTCTGGGATATTACTGATTTTTCATCCTTGAATAAAAATTCAATTGGATCCTCAATTGTGATTATGTGTTTTGCTCTGTTCATATTTATGTAGTTAATCATTGCTGCAAGAGTTGTGGATTTTCCGCTTCCTGTTGTTCCTGTAACAAGAATGAGTCCCCTTGGATTTAAACAAATATCTTTTATAACTGGGGGTAAATTAAGTTCTTCAAAGGTTTTTATGTTTGTAGGAATAGCTCTCATTGCAATTGCTATACTTCCCCTCTGTATGAAACAATTAACTCTGAATCTTCCAAGTCCTGGAACACCTATTGCAAAATCAAGTTCCTTCCTTGATATGAACCTTTTCTGCTGTTCTTCTGTCATTATAACCTTCACTATTTCAGTTAAATCCTTGGGTGTTAGTGGTTCCATTTTTGTTCTTATAAGTCTTCCATGAATTCTATAAATAGGAGGAAGTCCTGCTTTTAAATGAAGATCTGAAGCTTCTTCTTCTATCATTTTTTTAAGTAAAAACTTTAAATCAACAGCCATTTTAAGTTAGTTCAATTTTAAATAATTTTTGCCCGTATTCCACGGGCTCACCGTTTTTAACCAAAATTTCTCTAACAATACCATCAACTTCTGATTCTATTTCATTCATAATTTTCATAGCTTCAATTATACAAACAACCTGTCCAGGTTTTATATGACTTCCAACTTCAACATAGGGCTCTGCATCAGGTGCAGGGGCTCTATAAAAAGTCCCCACTAAGGGTGCAGTTATATAATAAAATTTATCTTCCCTTTCTTTTATTTCTTCTTTTTCTTTTACTTCAACTTTCTCTTTTCTCAATTCAGTTGTTTCAGTTTCCTGAGATTTTAATTTTGGTTTTTCGTATTTAACTTTTTCTCCTCTTTTTAAATGGATTTTTAAAAAAGGTTTCTTTATTTCAATCTCAGTAAGACCCTTTTTGTCCATTAATTCTATTAATTTTTCTATCTTCTCTAAATCTTTATCCTTCATGCTCTTTCTATATATTCCCCGGTTCTTGTATCAACTTTTATTTTTTCACCAACCTTTATATAAAGGGGAACTTTTACAACAAGACCTGTTTCAAGCTTTGCAGGTTTTGAACCACCTGAAGCAGTATCTCCTCTCACACCAGGATCCGTTTCAACAACCTCAAGAACTACTGCACTCGGAAGAACTATTCCAACTGGTTTTTCATTAATATAATGAACCCTTACTTCCTGACCTTCTTTAAGATATAAAAGATAATTTTTTATCTGCTCCTTATTTAAAACAATTTCCTCATAGGTTTCAGAATCATAGAAAATGAAATTATCCCCCTCTGCATAAGAAAAAGTTGCTTCTCTTTCTCTCAATTCCACTTCTTCAAAATAATCTGCTTCTCTCAATGTTTTCTCAAGAACTTGCCCTGTTTCTATATTTTTTAATTTTGTCCTTATATGGGCATGACCTCTTCCCATCATTATATGTTGAAAATCTATTACCTCGTAAAATTTTCCTTCTAACTTTATAACCATTCCACGTCTGAATTCAGGCATTTTTTATTTTACTTTTTTTAAGGACTTGAACCCTTAAGGTTATTATTTTAAATTTTTTTAAGTCTTTTTTCAAAACCTGTTAGAATTTCAAGTTCTCCCTTTTTATTTATACAGGCTAAATCCTCAATCCTAACTCCACCTTTATTTTCAAGATATATTCCAGGCTCTATTGTGAAAACCATACCTTTATCAATTATTTCTTTTCCTCTTGGAGAAAGTGAAGGTTTTTCATGAATTTCAATTCCTACACCATGCCCTAAACCATGACCAAATTTTTCTCCATAACCTCTTTCGGTTATATAACTTCTTGCTATATTATCCACATCTCTGACGTGCATTCCTATTTTAATTTTTTCCTCAACCATAGAAAGGGCATTTAATGTAATTTCATAAATCTCCTTAAACCAGTCAGGAGGATTATTACCAACCCAGAAAGTTCTTGTCATATCCGAGTGATATCCCTTGTAAACACTTCCCATATCAATCAGGAGTATAGAATTGTTCTTAATTGTGACATTTCTTGGCTTTGCATGTGGCAAGGCTGAATGTTTACCTGAAGCAACTATTGTGGGAAAAGCAACTTGAAATCCATTTCTTTTCATCTCATATTCAATTTCCAAGGCAAGTTCAATTTCCTTTGTTTTATCTGGTTTTAAAATAGATAGTGCTTTTTTCAATACTTTCTCTGAAAATTTCTGTGCTTTTCTTATTTTTTCAATTTCTTCCTCATTTTTATAAACTCTCAAATCCAGAACAGGTGAACTTATGGGTTTTATTTTTAATTTTTTCTTTTTTAATTCTTCATATAAATCAAGGGTTAAACTTTCCTTTTCACAGAGCAGAGTTTTTCCCTCTTTTAAAAGGTCAAAAATTTCATCAAATTTCTTTATTATTACAATTTTAAAAAGATTTGAGACTTCTTTTTTTGACTGTAACATATACCTGAAATCAGTTAAAAAATAATTTTTATTCCTTGTTATAAGAACATATCCTGAAGAACCTGTAAAACCTGTGAGATAAAACACATTTTGCAAATTGTTAATAAAAAAACCGTCAGCTTCATTAACTTCTAATAAATTTTTTAAAAATTCAACTCGTTTTTTTAAGGAGGTTAATCCACTCAATGAAACTTCTGAAATTTTTTTCAGTGATTTCCTTTTCATCAGTTTTCTCCTTTATAGTTTTTTCCTCATATTTTTCTGGTTCAATTTCCTTTTTTTCTTCTTCAAATTCCTCAAAGAGTTCTGAAACTTCCTCTGGTAATTCTGCTTCTTCAATTTTTTCTTCTTTTATTTCAAGCTTTTGCTCTTTTTCTTCAATTTCTTTCTTTTCTTCAATAAATTTTACCTCTTCCTTTTTCTCTTCAATTAACTCTATAAGTCCCTTTTCTTCTGATTTTTCTATAATAATTTCCTCTATACTCTCAGAAGGTCTTTCAGGTTCTTTAAAAATTTCACTTAAGGGAACCTCTTCTTCAGTTCCAATTATTAATTCTTCTTTTTTTTCTATTTTTTCTTCCTTTTCAATTTCTTCTAAAAATTGAGAAGGATGTCCACTCAATTTTTCTTCTTTTTCTTCAAATATCTCCTTTATTTCAATAGTTTCAGCTTCTTTTATTATTTCTTCTACATCAGTAGTTTCAAACTCTGATTCTTCACTGCTTTTTTCTTCTTTCTTTATATCTTCTATACTAATAAACTTCTCTTCCTTCTTTTCAAGAATATCCTCGACAAACTTAAAATCTTTTAATTTTTCTTCTTCAATAGCTTCTGTTTCTTTTTCAATTTCTTTCAAAATTTCTTTCGCTTCTTCTGGAATTTCAGGTAATTCTAACTCTGTACCTAATACTTCTTTTTCTTCAAGAATATCAAGAAGTGGTTCATCAGGAGGAGTTAAAAGTTCTTCATTAGCTATAGTTTTTTCTTCAATCACAGGTATTTCTTCTTTTAATATTTCTTCACTTTCTAAAATTTTTTCCTCACTTAAAAGTACTTCTTCTTTCAAAATTTCTTCTTTCTCTTCGATGAGTTTTTCTTCTCCTAAAAGGGTTTCTTCCTTTAAAAATTCTTCCTCTATTAATAATTTTTCTTCACCTAAAATAGGTTCTTCTTCTAAGAATTTCTCAGTTAATTTTTCCTCGGTTATAGGGATTTCCTCCTTTAAAAGATCTTCTTCGTCAATTTTTTCTTTACTTAAAATAGGTTCTTCTTTTAAAAATTCCTCGGTTATTTCTACCTTTTCTTCAGAAAATTGAGCACTCTGAACTTTTAATTTCTCTTCAAGAGTCTTTATTTTATCTTCAACCTCTGAAGTTAAAGGGTCAAGGTCATAAAGTTTTTTATAATAATCTAAAGCCTCTTCTTCTCTTCCTAATTTTTCACAGGTTTCTGCTAAAAGTCTTAAAGCCACAAGATGATTCTCATCTATTTCTAAAACTCTTTTTAAACTTTCCCTTGCAAGTTCAAGCTCGTTTCTTTCAAGGTGAACCTTTGCTTTTATAAAATGTGCTACCTGATAATCAGGATGTATTTTTAATCCCTCCTCAAGAACAGCAAGCGCCTCATCATACATTTTTCTTTTTCTATAAGCATCAGCAAGTGCTGCAAAAGTCCTTGACTTTCTTCCTTCCTTTTCCCATTTACTAAATAGCTCTTCAATTTCTTTAAATTCACCGTTCATAATTTAATTTTAAATATAAAATATAAAAATTTCAAATCAAAGTGAAAAAATTATAATAAGGAAAAATACAAGAATTAAAAGGGTAATATAAAAGGAAGGTTTTCTTATGAAAAGATTAAATATAAGCTTTCCTGATAAAATAGTGAATCTGCCGCTTCCTTCTACAATCAAAAAGTCTATAATCCCCCTATCAAATATTTTTGAAATAAATTTTGAAAAGAAAATTATTATCCCATAAATAATTTTAGAAACAAGGAAATCATAAAAATTTAAAATTCTATAAATTCTTTCCTTAAATTGGATAGGCTTTTTCAAATAAACTTTAAGAGCAAGATAAATCCCTGTTATTGATAAAAACAAGGGAAAAAATTGATATAAAAGAGGATTATAAAAAGTAATTTCTTCTCCAAAATTTTTAAAATAAAATTCCTCAAAAATATTAAGACCTGTTAGAATAACAAAAATTGATAAAATTAAAAGAGATATATTCATTGTACCTTCAATTTTTTCGTGAAGTTTTTTTGAGGGTTCACCTTCAAAACATAAGGTATACCCCCTTATTATATAAAAGGATGTTAAAAAAGCACCTATTGAAGCAAGATAAAATAAAAATAAATTTTTAAAAGAAGCATTTATTATAAGTTCTTTACTTATAAATCCACCTGTTAAAGGAAAACCTGAAAGTGCAAGGGAACCTAAAAGAAAGGTATAGGAAGTAAAAGGATGAATTTTTCTAATTCCTCTTGTTTCAAATATATCTATTTTCTTATGAATAATATGCATAACATTTCCAGAGGATAAAAATAAAAGAGCTTTAAAAAAAGCATGGGTTAAAAGGTGAAGAAAGGCAAGAAGGGGATAGGATATACCTATTGCAAAAAACATATAACCAATCTGAGATATTGTAGAATAGGCTAAAATTCTTTTTAAATCCCTTTCAAAAATTGCTATAACTCCTGATAATAAAAAGGTTAAAGTAGATAAAAAAATTATTATATTTAAAATTTGTGGATACAAACTTAACAGTGGGAAAATTTTTATAAGAAGAAAAACTCCTGCTGTTACCATTGTAGCTGCATGAATAAGTGCAGAAACAGGAGTTGGACCTTCCATAGCATCAGGTAACCATACATAAAAGGGAAACTGAGCTGACTTTCCACAGGCTGCCAAAATTCCTGATATTAAAAGAAGGGGTATTAAAGGGTTAGAAGGTTTTTCTAAAAGTACACTTATCTCAAAGGTATTGAATATTTTGAAATAAATTAAAAGGAATAAAATGAAACCAAAATCCGCAAATCTTGTTATAAGAAAAGCCTTTGTTCCAGCATCCCTTGCCTCATTTCTCCAAGATTCATAGGAAATTAGTAAATAAGAGCAAAGTCCAACTCCTTCCCATCCTACAAACATTAGAAGAAAATTTCCTGAATAAACTATAAGGAGCATGAAAAAAACAAATAAATTTAAAAAGGCAAAATATCTGTAAGGGGAATCATCCTTTTTCATATAACCTGTTGAATAAAGGTGAATTAAACCTGAAACAAGTGTTACCATTAAACCCATTAAAAAATTTAGTCTATCAATTAAAAAAGAAAAATTAACCTCTATATCAGAAAAGGTGATAAAGGGAATGTAAAAGTATTCTCCTTCAACACCTCTGAATTTAAAATGAAAAAGGAGAGAAAGGAAAACAAAAAAGGTTGCTAAAAAACCACTTTTTTTAACGTCTTTAAACCCGAAGATACCCTGTAATACAGAACCAATAAGTGGAGAAATAATAAGGAAAAGGAAAATTATTTTATATGTCATAATTATCTTCTCCCCTTTCCTTTGTTAAATTAAGTAAAATAGAAAGTCCTATTGCTGTTTCACCTGCAATTATGGCAAGTATATAAAGGAAAAAGATAGCATTTTCAAAACCCTTTTTTGTTATATTCATAACAAAAAGAAGAAGAAGGGAGTTAAAAGCTATTTCAACTCCAATTAAAAAATAAACAAAACTTCTTTTGAATAGAATTATTAAAAGAGAAAGGAAAAAAGAAAAGATTACTGCAAAACTTTCAAGATTCATCCCTAATAAGCAAAAATGAACCTACAATAGTAACTAAAAGTAAAACTGAAACAAGCTCAAACCCTATGTAATCCTTTATAAGAAAATTGCTCAGTTTTTTGATGTTAAAATAAATTGTTTTTTTATCAAAATAATTTGAAATATTAAAGGAAATAAAAATAAGAATATAGGATAACATAAGATAAATAAAAAGATTAAATTTTTTTTCTTTTAAAGTTTTTTCAATTTTTATTAAGGGTAAAATAAAAACAAAAATTACAAGAATTGTCCCTATATAGAGAAAAATTATCAAAAGTCCAAATAGAGGATTATTCAAGTAAAAATATAGAATTCCTGTTATTAACGAATTTAGGAAAAAATAAAAAAGAAGACGGGATAATTTTTTAGAAATTAAAATTAAAAAGGTGGTAAGTGGTAAAAGTAAAAATAAAATTTTCATTTTTGTGGAGTTTCCTCTTTTGGAATAATAATAGCTCCACCCTTTGGATCACCCCTCCTTTCAAAAGATAGCCATGCTCTCTTTGCAGGAGTTTGGGGTGGATCCAAAAGTTCATCCTTTGTAAGGACCATCCCCCTTCTTGAAGTTCCAGCAAGTTCAAAAAATTTATCCATAACAAGAGCTTCTGTGGGACATGCTTCTACACAAAATCCACATAAAATACACCTTCCATAATCTATTTCGTAAACCTTTGCATATCTTTCAGCATGAGATATAGGATTTTCAGGATCATTTTCTTCAGCTTCAATATAAATGGCATCAGTAGGGCAAGCTCCTGCACATAACATACATCCTATGCATCTTTCAAGTCCATTTTCCCATCTCTGCAATCTGTGTTTCCATCTTGTTCTAAAATACATTTCCTTTTTCTTTTCGGGATACTCAACTGTTTTTTTCTTTTTAAATAAATGCTTAAAAACAAGGATTAAAGGTTTTAACATTTCAGTTTAATTTTATTCCCCTTAATAGATTATTTTCAAAAAGTGTATTTTCTCTTATTAAAAAAGTTTCCCTTTCTGTAAGAAGAATTGTCCCCTTTTTTTTCAATTTTCTATTTTTAATTCTCTTTAAAACTTTGGGTCTTTCAAATAAATTTTTTTCAGGAAATTTTACTGGTATTGATATGAAAAAAACCAAAAAAATAAATTTTAAAAATTTACCTAAAAACAATTATTTTCCCCCTCTTTCTTATTTTTTTAGCACCTTCAAGCTCCCTTGCTTCAAGAACAAAGAAATAAAGTCCATTTGTAAGTTTTTCATCTATTTTCCATTTTATTGAATTGAAACCCTCTGAAAAAAATAATTCTGAAGTTTCAAAAATTTTTACTCCTCTCATAGTATATATTTTTAATTTAAAAAGTCCCCTTTTATTGTTTTTAAATCCTATAAATACAAAATCTGAAGCAGGATTTGGATATGGAATAATATCACTAATTTTTAGCTCTGAAGTGCTTTCTGTTTCTATAAATATATTTCTTGATAAACTTTTCCTGTTATGAAAAAGGTCATAGGCTGAAAGAGTTAAAATTGTTTTACCACCTGGTAGGTTTTTAACTTGATAGTTTATAAAGCCTTCATTAAAGCTATTGGGTTTGTAATAAAAAAAGTCATTCAGTGCTTCCTTAAAGGAACCAATTCTTAAAGTTATTGTATCCACTGCTAAATTTATACCACTTTCATCCTTTATTTCTATAAATAGGCTAAAGTTTGGTGGAAGTGTATCCCCATCTTTAAGTTCCCTTCCATCAATAGAGATTTTAATTTCAGGTGGATTTAAATCAACTTTCTCTTTTTTAGAAATTTTTGCAGGTATTGAATCTCTGTAAGAAATTTCTCCCTGAGGAGAGGTATTTAAAACTGTAACTTTTAATAGATTAGAATTAACATAGGGAATTGCAAAATAAAATTTACTTTCAAGATTTTTGTTTCTTGATATTCCCTGGAAAAGAAGTTTTCCTTTTCTATAAAGAGGATATAAAATATTGTTATGAACATATAAACTTTCAATTTTTGCTGTCCCTTCTATTTTCATAATACTTATTTCAGAATTTTCTGTAAATCTAACTTTAAGAGAATCAGATTCCCCATAGAATTTAAATAGAGTATCAGAAAAATAGGAAAAGTGTATCGTATCAGGAATATAGAGGAAAGTTCCACTTTTTGGAGGTAAAGAATAAAAGGTAGAAGGGTCTCCAAGAAATACATAATCTTTATTTCCCATTGATACAAGGTATGAAATAAAACCAAAGGTATGTTTTTTATAATCAGATAATTTATTAAAAAAGTTGTCAATCACATACTCATTTTCACTGGGGAAAGTTAGATAGGTTGAACCAAGGGCACCTATTCCATTTTTCATGAGCCATTTTTCTCCAATTGCACCACTTGGTCTATCAAAATTCATTGTTTTACAGGAACCAAGAAGAATAAAAGAGGGCTTTTTGTTATAACTTATAAAATCAATATCATCAAGCTTTAATAATTCTTCATGAGCAAGCTGATTTGGGTTCCCATGTATAAAGAAAAAGAAAAATCCGGCTCCCTTTTCAATGTATTTAAGCAAGTCCTTTGTTGCAGATGGCTTTCTTCCCTGAACAAAGGGATAATCAATCATATAAAAGGCGATTTTATCAATAGAATTATTGAGTTTATTAAGAACTCTTGTCACCTGTCTTGTATGATTTATTGGATCAAAATTTCCACCTGCACCCGTTGTATCATCTGCAACACCAATTACAGTGTTTTTAAACATACTTTCAAAATTTCCGGTTTCATAGAAGATGATCCTTTCAAGAAATTCATAGATTTCAGAAGAGCTTTTTGCAGGTATTCTTCCAATAACCATATCAGGATCAAAGGCACCTCCATCAAATTCTACAAAAAAGTTATCATAGGTATAGGGTGGGTTATTTATATCAACTCCGTAACCCCATTCGTAAGGAGGAACTAAATTAAGGGAAGCTGAACCTTCATAGTTTTTATAATCGTATGTTCCCTTACCTGCTAAAAGGACATAAAAAGGACGTGGATTGTAATTTATATATGTATATTTCAGATAGTTTCTTATCGCTACAGGGTCTTTTATTCCAAATCCGAATTCTTCAAAAATATCATTTATGTTTACAAATTCAATTACTGGATTAAAAATTTTCAATGTATCAATGTAAAAGTTTTCTTTTCTGTGAAGGATAAATTTAGAAAAAATATTTTTAAATTCCTTAGGAGCTATAATAAGCATATCAGCACCTGAAATTTTTCTTAATTCTGTTCCTTCAAATTTTTTAATTAATGGATGAAAAGGAGTTTCAGAATACATAATCATAAAAGTATCATTTTCAATCCCTGGATTAAAAATTATTGAATTATTAGTAAAAGAAAAATTAGTAATATTATACCCATTAAAAGGATTTAAAATTTTAAATAATTTCCCTTTCTTTCTGAATGTTCCATTAAAGGAAATATCTTTTCCATTTGTGGGAGGAAAATAGAATTCAAAATAATCCTTTAAATTTTTAAGTTCTGAATTGTATTTAATTTCAAGATAATCAACATTTATTGTTCCCTGAATTTTAACTTTAAAGAGGGGATTTAGATTCAGAAGGGTTTTTATTTTTATCTCCTCTCCATAGGGTGCTGAGGGTGGATAATAATTTTTCTGGAATATTACATTATTATTCATAAAAAGTTTTAAAAGGTAAGGTGGCTGATTTATTTTTTCCCTTTCCCTTATCACAAGACTGAATTTTAAATTTGCAGTTTCAGGTAAGGGATTTTTAAATTTTAAAAGATTGAAAATTAAAGAATCATTTTTTAAAGTTTCCCCAACCCATCTTAAACCTGCCTTTGCAAGGTTTATAAAGTTATTTTCATGTCTTGTAACTTTAATTCCTTTTTCAATTTTTAAGTTATATAAGGGTGAACCATCAATTGATTCCATAAATTTTCCTGAATCACCTTCAAAGGAAATAAAATATATAGAGGCATCTTGATATGGATGAAAATAGTATTCAATTTTTCCATTATTTACTCTATAACCTGTTCCAGTAAAGGCAAAGAAAAATAGCGTGTCCTTTTCATCAAAAATATTTTCTTCAGCTCTATCTATAAATAAAATAGGAACTTTTTGGGGAGTTATTTCAGCTGAATCAGGTGAATCACTTAATGCTTTTAATCTTGTAAAGATTGCTATTTTTTTAATATCAAGATTTTCCGGAGAAATATTTAGATTATTTTTTATATCTTCGTAAGTTAGATAGTATATTCCATTTTGGTTTATAATAATTTTTAACCATAAGTTTGTTTTTTCAAAAAAATTGTTTATTTTACTTTGCAAGGGTAAAAATTCTTTTTCTGTTGTCTTAAAAAGAACTTTTTTATAAAAATCTTTTAATTTTTTATCTTCAGGAATTTCCCTTGTTTTTAATTTACTTTTATTCTTTTCTTTTAAAATAATCTCAATTTCCTTTATTATTTCTATACCTTCTTCTTTTATTCTTACAGGAAATAGTATAATTGAAAGGATAGGTTTATACCTTATAAAGGATAAACCCTTATTTAAAATTATGTTATCTGGGAAGGG contains:
- the nuoF gene encoding NADH-quinone oxidoreductase subunit NuoF — its product is MKKSETLLIKKKYAENIDEYIQKGGFLSLKKVLGDGIPPEKVIEEVKKSGLRGRGGAGFPTGLKWSFIPRDAEKKFLICNADEGEPGTFKDREILLYAPYLLIEGIIISSYAIQAEVSYIYLRKEYKWIYDRIYKAIRETEEIGFLGKNILGSSFNHRIKIFLGAGAYICGEETALLESMEGKKGFPRLKPPYPADKGLFGNPTVINNVETLANIPIIMEMGGENYAKIGVPKSTGTRLISLSGIVRKKGVFEIEQGKITIREIIEDLGEGVKENYHLLGVIPGGISAPPLLPDEIDITYDFESIIEKGSMSGSGAIIVFGFKEDKKNELLKFLKSAVNFFKEESCGKCTPCREGTWAINDILEKIEKRETQIEEGVEIIDGLYKKMKGLCACPLGESCAIITESFLKKYSDVLNLK
- a CDS encoding NAD(P)H-dependent oxidoreductase subunit E, producing MSEKIKEKFKEILEYYDNNPFLSLIPILNFIQDEEGFISEERIKEISEFLGIKENLIYETLTFYHFLSLEKKDKKTLYICKNISCLLEGAEEILEYLKENKDKLNFDFKECECIGLCDFAPAGLLDFKPLKNLSIEKIKELNEKI
- a CDS encoding PilT/PilU family type 4a pilus ATPase produces the protein MAVDLKFLLKKMIEEEASDLHLKAGLPPIYRIHGRLIRTKMEPLTPKDLTEIVKVIMTEEQQKRFISRKELDFAIGVPGLGRFRVNCFIQRGSIAIAMRAIPTNIKTFEELNLPPVIKDICLNPRGLILVTGTTGSGKSTTLAAMINYINMNRAKHIITIEDPIEFLFKDEKSVISQREIGSDTSSFASALKYVLRQDPDVILIGEIRDKATMDTAIKAADTGHLVMSTLHTLNATETINRIISFYPPHQHQHIRIMLASTLVAVISQRLIPRADGKGRVPAVEILINTPRIKELIMDETRQVEIPQAIEEGHYEYKMQTFDQSIMKLYKEGLITLEDALENVTNPDEFKLKLKGIKTAAETWDEPELKIE
- the accB gene encoding acetyl-CoA carboxylase biotin carboxyl carrier protein codes for the protein MKDKDLEKIEKLIELMDKKGLTEIEIKKPFLKIHLKRGEKVKYEKPKLKSQETETTELRKEKVEVKEKEEIKEREDKFYYITAPLVGTFYRAPAPDAEPYVEVGSHIKPGQVVCIIEAMKIMNEIESEVDGIVREILVKNGEPVEYGQKLFKIELT
- the efp gene encoding elongation factor P, whose translation is MPEFRRGMVIKLEGKFYEVIDFQHIMMGRGHAHIRTKLKNIETGQVLEKTLREADYFEEVELREREATFSYAEGDNFIFYDSETYEEIVLNKEQIKNYLLYLKEGQEVRVHYINEKPVGIVLPSAVVLEVVETDPGVRGDTASGGSKPAKLETGLVVKVPLYIKVGEKIKVDTRTGEYIERA
- a CDS encoding aminopeptidase P family protein, whose product is MKRKSLKKISEVSLSGLTSLKKRVEFLKNLLEVNEADGFFINNLQNVFYLTGFTGSSGYVLITRNKNYFLTDFRYMLQSKKEVSNLFKIVIIKKFDEIFDLLKEGKTLLCEKESLTLDLYEELKKKKLKIKPISSPVLDLRVYKNEEEIEKIRKAQKFSEKVLKKALSILKPDKTKEIELALEIEYEMKRNGFQVAFPTIVASGKHSALPHAKPRNVTIKNNSILLIDMGSVYKGYHSDMTRTFWVGNNPPDWFKEIYEITLNALSMVEEKIKIGMHVRDVDNIARSYITERGYGEKFGHGLGHGVGIEIHEKPSLSPRGKEIIDKGMVFTIEPGIYLENKGGVRIEDLACINKKGELEILTGFEKRLKKI